The following proteins are co-located in the Lachnospiraceae bacterium genome:
- the pepF gene encoding oligoendopeptidase F: MAETKILDRSQIAEEYKWDLTPMYASDEAWEAELKNVDDLIERLPAYAGKLTASPESLRAFLDDQEVLERKLSNLSCYASLRRSEDTRAQAAQVMMSKARSKLVKVGSLLSFAEPEILSMSEEQFKSFIEAPVLKEYRFMLEDLWRRKAHTLTEAEEKILAAMGEVAGAPREISSMLQDADMVFDPVQMQSGQTVEVTGSNYILLQSSSDRELRKKAFESYYKGFKQHINTFTATYASSVKADVFKAQTRHYESARAMSMAGENVPASVYDSLVETVHRYLPAMYRYVALRKKILGLDELHYYDVYAPLMGDVDISYTFEQAKEMVKKAVAPLGEEYGRIVQKGFDEHWIDVMPNTGKSGGAFSSGTYDSAPYVLTNFTGTIDSVSTIAHEMGHSLHTYLSNHTQPSQYAHYTLFVAEVASTVNENLMIEQLLSQDIKPEMRLYLLNQYLENFKGTVYRQTMFAEFEKIAHEQVEKGEALSAEYLSELYKDLVQQYFGPELVMDEGVKYEWARIPHFYRSFYVYKYATGYSSAVALSEGILKEGQAAVKPYLEFLSMGGSQYPLDSLKHAGVDLTTPAPIEKALQKFEQIVIEAEKVYEQLK; encoded by the coding sequence ATGGCAGAAACAAAAATTTTAGACCGCAGCCAGATCGCAGAGGAGTACAAATGGGACTTAACGCCCATGTACGCCAGTGATGAGGCATGGGAAGCGGAGTTAAAGAACGTAGACGATTTGATTGAAAGACTGCCCGCCTATGCGGGAAAATTGACGGCGTCTCCAGAAAGCCTGCGGGCTTTTCTGGATGACCAGGAGGTTTTGGAGCGCAAGCTCTCCAACCTGAGCTGCTATGCCTCGCTGCGACGCTCAGAGGACACACGGGCGCAGGCTGCTCAGGTGATGATGTCAAAGGCAAGAAGCAAGCTGGTGAAGGTTGGCTCGCTGCTGTCCTTTGCGGAGCCTGAAATTTTGTCAATGTCAGAGGAGCAGTTTAAGAGCTTTATAGAGGCGCCGGTATTAAAGGAATATCGGTTTATGCTGGAGGATCTGTGGCGGCGCAAGGCGCATACGCTGACGGAAGCGGAGGAGAAGATCTTGGCGGCCATGGGCGAGGTGGCAGGTGCGCCGCGTGAGATTTCGAGCATGCTGCAGGATGCGGATATGGTGTTTGATCCAGTGCAGATGCAGAGCGGCCAAACGGTAGAGGTGACGGGCTCAAATTATATTTTGCTGCAGTCCTCATCTGACAGGGAGCTTCGTAAAAAGGCCTTTGAGAGCTATTATAAGGGCTTTAAACAGCATATTAACACCTTTACGGCCACATATGCGTCCAGCGTGAAGGCGGATGTATTTAAGGCCCAGACGCGCCATTATGAAAGCGCAAGGGCAATGTCGATGGCGGGAGAAAATGTGCCGGCTTCTGTATATGACAGTCTGGTAGAAACGGTACACCGCTATCTCCCGGCTATGTATCGGTATGTAGCGCTGCGTAAAAAAATCTTAGGCTTGGATGAGCTGCATTATTATGACGTGTATGCGCCGTTGATGGGGGATGTGGATATCAGCTACACCTTTGAGCAGGCTAAGGAAATGGTGAAAAAGGCAGTGGCGCCTCTTGGCGAGGAATACGGCAGGATTGTGCAGAAGGGCTTTGACGAGCACTGGATAGACGTGATGCCTAATACGGGCAAGAGCGGCGGCGCTTTTTCTTCTGGGACCTATGACAGCGCTCCTTATGTGCTGACGAATTTTACTGGTACCATTGACAGTGTGTCCACGATTGCGCATGAGATGGGACATTCACTGCATACGTATCTTTCCAATCATACGCAGCCGTCGCAGTATGCACACTATACGCTATTTGTGGCAGAGGTGGCTTCTACTGTGAATGAAAACCTGATGATCGAGCAGCTGCTCTCGCAGGATATCAAGCCGGAGATGAGGCTGTATCTGCTGAATCAGTACCTGGAGAACTTTAAGGGAACGGTATACCGGCAGACGATGTTTGCTGAGTTTGAGAAGATTGCGCATGAGCAGGTGGAAAAGGGAGAGGCGCTGAGCGCTGAATATCTGTCGGAGCTGTATAAGGATCTGGTGCAGCAGTACTTTGGGCCGGAGCTGGTGATGGATGAAGGCGTTAAGTATGAGTGGGCCCGTATTCCTCATTTCTATAGAAGCTTTTATGTGTATAAGTATGCAACTGGATATTCATCTGCCGTAGCGCTCTCGGAAGGCATTTTGAAAGAGGGTCAGGCTGCCGTGAAGCCGTATCTGGAGTTTCTTTCTATGGGCGGCAGTCAGTATCCGCTGGATAGCCTGAAGCACGCAGGGGTAGATTTAACAACGCCGGCGCCGATTGAAAAGGCACTGCAGAAGTTTGAGCAGATCGTGATAGAGGCAGAAAAGGTGTATGAGCAGCTGAAATAA